A DNA window from Flavisolibacter ginsenosidimutans contains the following coding sequences:
- a CDS encoding TIGR02757 family protein, which translates to MNETLKTFLDKKVAEYNQPSFIAADPISVPHRFSKKEDIEIAGFFASIFAWGNRTTIINKTTELMKLMDDAPHDFIVHHSDKELQTLLHFKHRTFNATDLLYFLLFLGHHYKSDASLETAFTKWMKKEDENIENAVVGFHDYFFSLEDAPVRTKKHIATPARGSTCKRLCMFLRWMVRSDDCGVDFGLWKKISPSQLVCPVDVHVGRVARQFNLITRKQTDWTTAVELTRQLKTFDASDPVKYDFALFGLGVMQKPV; encoded by the coding sequence GTGAACGAAACGCTGAAGACTTTTTTGGATAAAAAGGTGGCTGAATACAATCAGCCTTCTTTTATTGCGGCCGATCCAATCTCTGTTCCACACCGCTTCAGCAAAAAAGAGGACATTGAAATTGCGGGTTTCTTTGCGTCCATTTTCGCTTGGGGAAATAGAACTACCATCATCAACAAAACAACGGAGTTAATGAAATTGATGGACGACGCGCCGCACGACTTTATCGTTCATCATTCGGATAAAGAGTTACAAACACTGTTGCATTTTAAACACCGCACGTTTAATGCAACCGACCTTTTATACTTTCTTCTTTTTTTAGGCCATCATTATAAAAGTGACGCTTCGCTGGAAACGGCTTTTACAAAATGGATGAAGAAAGAAGACGAAAACATTGAAAACGCGGTGGTTGGTTTTCACGATTATTTTTTTTCGTTAGAAGATGCGCCGGTGCGAACAAAGAAACACATTGCCACGCCGGCACGTGGCTCTACGTGCAAGCGGCTTTGCATGTTCTTGCGGTGGATGGTGCGAAGCGATGATTGCGGTGTGGACTTTGGGCTCTGGAAAAAAATTTCGCCGTCGCAACTCGTTTGTCCTGTGGACGTGCACGTGGGAAGAGTGGCGCGGCAATTCAATCTCATTACCCGAAAACAAACCGACTGGACAACCGCCGTTGAACTTACCCGGCAATTAAAAACGTTTGATGCGAGCGACCCGGTGAAATACGATTTTGCTTTGTTTGGTTTGGGTGTAATGCAAAAGCCTGTTTGA